The window TAGCTAGCTAGGCTCAACCTGCCTCCTGTGGCACAGCTGGTAACTCTTCCAATCCCAACAATGAAAATGTTAGTGTCTTGGGCCTTTCAGGGATGGGCTAGTTACCGGATCCCTATGCCTTAGCTATAGGTTCATCTTTGCATGATTAACTCTAAATTCTCAGCTATCAAATGAATTTCATTAAAAAGAAATTAACTCAAATGATAGACGTGCTTTGCTGGTTTCCAACTTTTGATGGCTCTTTCATTTGGGTTTAAGAAGGGGTGCTGAAATTTGCACTCCCTTTTTTACATTCTACACTCCCATTAGGCTTCTTTGACCAAATTACCTTCTACTTATTTGTCCTCTCTCTCTCTCTAATTTCTGGTGGAATTGGCATACAGTATCTATGATTTCAAAGCAATCTTTTATCTTGTTGAAGGAATTTAAAGCAGACCCTTTTAAATTGAAGAAGAAGAGAGACTCATAATGACCCAAAAGGCTATGAATGCAATTTTGAGAGGAATATCATCAATTCTCAAAATCAAAGCTTGAGTACTATTTAATCAAAGAGAAGCCTGTGAGGAAAATCAGTAAGAGAGAGAGCTAGAGAGGCATGTGAGGAAAAGAAAGAGGAAAATAAAAGAATTATTGGGTTTGGGTTTGGCTTCATATCTCAAAATCTGCAAAACCAGCAGAGCTGTAGAAACAATATCAAGCAATCAAGCACAGAAGACCAGGTTTTGTTTGATTTCTAGTCCAAGCAAGATGCATCCGACCCCGATTTCTATCATTGACACATCCTTTGAAACCCTAACCCTTCCTTCCACCGTCTTTCCTGACACTTGTATCAATTTGTTCCATCCTTCTTGATCATGATCATAACAATAGGATTAGCACTAGCCAAGGAACCAACACTTATTTGGCTCTGAACGGTCTGGTTCACCTAGCTGTGATCCTTTTAGTTTTGTGAAAGCCAACATATGAATGCATCGATATTGCAGTCCTGCAAACGTGTTATTCCTCCCAACGCCGGCTTCTGCTGCTACCAGCCTACCACTAGTAAACTCCCAGTTCTGTTTTCTGTTGTATTTAACCCATCCCACTTTTTTTTTTTGAATCTGAGCAAGACTTGTTATTTAATTCATTGTGCGTTTATGTTTTTAGGTTTTGAACTGATCAGATTTAGCGCTCCTCAGATTTTCAATCCGCTATCTTTAACAAACTTATTCTCTCATACTGAATATATGAGAGAGAGAGAGAGAGAGAGNNNNNNNNNNNNNNNNNNNNNNNNNCTCTCTCTCTCTATATATATATATATATATATATATATATGGTGGGGACAAATGAGAAGGGTTATTTGGTCAAAAAATCTCAATAGGAGTGTAGAATGTAAAAATGGGAGTGCAAATTTCAGCTCCCTTAAAAATTTGTGTCGAAAGTAAGTTATGCTCAGGTATGTTTAAATACCCTTACTTGTATGGTTAATTAAATATTAGTTTGTGAGCTTTTTATGTGTCCGTGGCAGATATTAACTAGGTTTATGCTTTTACTAGGTTCCGAGAGTGTTTTACCAGGATCCGAGGATGTTTTTCCAGGCTCAGCGTCCAGTGTACGAGGCTCCACAGCCTGCATACATGGCTGAGCGTCCCGCCTACATGGCTCCTCATCCTATCTATGTAGCTCCCCCTCCCGCCTACGTGGTTGAGTGTCCCGTCTACCCGCTTCCTGCCTTCGCCCTCCCACCCGTGGGGCCTCTTGTTGGCATGCACTCTGATTTTGTTTTCCCCTCTGGTGTGGTAAGATTTCTTTTCGTATCTGTTTTATAAACTTTGGATTTGGATGGGTTTCTGGTTTTGGATTGTCAAATATATGGTTTTTAGATTAAAATTTTAGTTAGTGTTATTATATGGTTTTACTTTCAAGATGAGAGAAGGAGGGGGAGGGCGGTGGTCGCCTAAAAGAAAAGGGAGATAGGAACAGAGAGATAGTATAATTTCTCGCTACCCCTTGTGTTTACTAATCTTTCAGTCGGTGAGGGAAAAAAAGAGGAAAAGAGAAGAGGGAGGGGGGAGAAGAAGAGAAGAAAAGAAGAAGAAAGAAGTGAGAAGAGATGGGGGATGTGGGAAAGAGAAAGAAGAACAGGGAGAGGAAAAGGAGAAAAGAAAAAGAAGAAATAAAAGAAGAGAAGAGGGGGATGAAGGTAGAGACAAGAACAGCAAGAGGGGAAGAAGCAGAAGGGAGAAATAGAGAGAAATTTTTTAGAGAGAGTGAGAGAGGACAGATGTTCAAGACCTTCTTCTTTACAGATTTTGATTGAATAAATGGTTGGTGTTTAGGATGCTCAATTTGGTTCCTTCTTTTTATTTGATTATTATTCAAATAGTATGAAGTTTTGTTCCATGTAACTGATTGGTTTACATACCTGCATGTGAATTTTAGAGTTTCTTACATTTTATGCATTGCAGGACCCTGCTGAGTTGGGGTATGCAGTTATACCTATCAGGTACAGCTACTCATTGCGTTTCTGGGCGCCGGATGTACCAGTGCTTTCACCGCGGTTGGTTCCAGATCCAGTCAGACGCGGCAGGGGTGGGAGAGTATACCGAGGTCCCAGGGGAGAGTTGACATATGGAGACTTGTTTGACTGTTGGGAGGTCGCAGGTGGGGGTTGATATCTGTTTTCTGGGTGGTGAGTGAGTGAGTGCATTGTTGTGTACTTAACTCTGCATTTATTTTTCTTTTTTGATGTACAGACTACTTTCAATCATTAGATTCTGGTTTATAATGCGACTTATTGCTCCCTGTTTTTTTGTTCTTTTTAATGTTGAAATTTTAGAAGTCTTGAGGGGTGTGTAACAAGAAGTGATGATTTGTTCTGCTGTTGAATGATGAATATCTACATGCACTACCATCTTATTCTGATCTATGTTAGGCCCTTTTTATTCAATGCACCGTCTAACTTGCACCTTGGGATGATTTCGTTTTTGGTTTGAATTATTTTCTTGGTTTTTTAAGTATTCCTGCAATCCATGATGCAAATTGCAAAGTTTAACCCTGATTTTAAATATCACAATCTTTCGGCTGAGATTGCAATTTATTCAACCAGATTTGAAACTTTTGTCTTTGCTCTGTTTTGATGTTGATTTTTTTTGTTGGGTAGTTTATTGGCTGAAAGGTTTCATTTGCCCATGGTATCTAATGTCCAGAATCTATACAGGTCTTGCGACACGGTGAGCTTACTATAACCCTGCATACATTTGTTTTTTCTTTCAGCCTTTCTTACTTGGTATTTTACTATTCTGATACGTACCATTCTGAATATATGTTGTATTGTTCTTTCAGCAATTAATCGGCTTTGGCAGACACTGTTTATCACTTACTATCTTCCTAGAAAGCATGAGATTGTTATGCCTTGTGGTTGATCTGAACAGTGAAAAACTATTGATGAAACTTGAAAGTGTTGAAACTATGGTCGTATTTACGATGGTGAAATTTGTTGTGTGATTTGGTGCTGGTTTAGCACCTCCGTATTCCACCGGAGTTCTGTTAGCGTCTCTCCACACTTGTCCGTAAGTTGTAAATAAGCTTAATTGTAAAACTTGTAATGGATCATTGGTTGCTGGGTTTTCCAATGTGATGCAGCTCCTTTCACCAAAAAAGAAATGTGACGTAGGCAACCCTATTTCTTCAGTTAATCAATCGACTTAGGCTCTGAATTGTACAGTATATTGTTCAGCATCTTGAGGAATTGCGTTTTCGTTTAATGAGATAAAAGAAAGTAGTGCTCATATGGTGTACATGGTATATTGTACAAAACTATAACTAGATATGCAGGAAACAAGCACAAGTATCTGATTCTTTTCTTTGTATTAAATTAAATTCTTTAGCATCCAAGATTTTCAAAAGATATATAATGAACTTCACATTGCAGAACAACATACAGTGTTTGAGTCCAAAAACCCAAATATATTTGTTCTTTTTTCTTTTTCAAAATAGTGTTGAGGTGGATCCTTCCTGAGTGTTCTGGTTTCATGGTTCTCTGCTATTCAGAGGCTTGATGTTGGGCAACTTGGCCTTTTCTTTTCTGTTGGTATCACCAGTGAAATATCTGAGTAATGTAGTGACTTGTGACATGCTATTAGTGAAAGTTGTCTAACATGGATATGTATGTTTATGTGGTTACATTGAAATCATTGTAAAACAAAGTGCGAAAAACGAAAAAAAAAAAAAAACCAACCTTTGTAATTAAGTACAAATAAACGCATTTACAATGAGGGTTTACAGTCATTTTGTTATTTTTGTTACCAATTAGATTAGTGGTTGTAAATAGAAAATTTAATGTATACGTATTAAGGTCGTGGATAAGTAACGAAATTATCTATTTGAATTTAAAATAAAATAAAATAAAAATGTAAAACAAGTGTGTGCACCTTACACGACGATTGGCATCTGTTTTGTAGCGTGACTAGTGTGATGATTACATAAAACAGCACAACAGCAGTTTCAGTCTAACACTCTTTTGGGTGTATCGGCTTCTTAATTTCATTTCAATTGAAACATTGTTCTTATGATGTTTTTGATGCATCTTCTTTCACAGTCTGGAATCCACATATATGTATACATTAACTCATTTCTCAAACCATGAAAACAGAGCCGCCATTGAATCTCTACTTCTGCCACGATTATGTTCAGTTTTCTTTGTCTGGAATTTTACGGAGAAAAGTTAAATCTTTGTATCTGAATCGCTTAACGATTTAGAGTATAACAAATTCTTGGTTCTTGTAATCTTCCGCAGAACAGGTATTTTCTTAATTTTATGTTAATTTGGAAGTGCAAAAATAGAGCAAGTGATAAAAATTGGAACCAAGACTAACAAGCTTAGGAACTAATGAAATTCATCAAGAAGTCTAGTTTCAGATACCGAGCAAGAACTATGTTCAGATATACATGCATACATCATGACTGACTAACTTCCTTTCTACAAGTCTACAACACGTACACCCCTCAAGTGACCGTTTGAAGTCTGAAAAACGACCATCATTACTACATTAGATTGACACTATTAGGAGAAAGTGCATTGCTTAAAAGAAATGGTGGTGACATATGAGCTCCATTGTGCCCATCAGTTCCCGCTTTGGTGGTTGTTTTCCTTAGAAAACTCGTATCAGGTGCTCAAAATGTTCGGGTACCAAGCAATGTTGCTCCCAATGTTCGAGGCAAGTTCCGCTGCCAGAATCCTCAATCTGTTCATCTCTAATAGCTAACCCTATTGTAATGTCCCTATAAAATGCATGCCGAGTTTAAGGAATATGTCAACAAGGTCATCACTATGGGATTCTGCACTTCGGGTTCTACTTTCATGAATGCATTGCGTGTGATTTCTGAGATCAGATATCCTGGACGAACTGTATGTAGCATATCAATCTGACAATCTGTAAGGCAATCAAGTATGATGTACCATGATATAGGTATGATTTCATCATGATGTACTAAACCTTCTTTGCTTCTATATTTGCGTGCTCAGGTTTACGTGCCATGACAGTCAGGTTGCTTGCAGCCTTGCACACTATTTGAGCCTAGTATAAGCTTACCATAACTCCTAAATGACATTAAAACATTTCTCTTTTGAAAGTTCAAATTTCCTTGGACGTTGTTCTAGTTTCTTCTTTCAAGTGTTGGTTGTGTATCTCTTCTTCACCAGTTACTAGTTAATTTCTTCAGGATACAGTTGCAATCTCTGCTTATCCCTTCAGTAACATTGGTCTCTTACTTCATCTTTCATTTTTCCCTCAATAAATGCTAACATTCACCAAACCTTATAAGTTTTCAGCATACCAGAACTCTTGCTGCTTTGCTGCTTTATGGGGTTTCCTTTCATATTATATAAAAAAAAAATGTTATCCAAGACTAAATTCTTAATGACTATGAACTATGAGATCATATTATTTTAGTTCTGGTAATTAGTCTTGTGACTCTTATCAGATGAGATGACATTTTGAGTGTGAAATTTCATAGGATGAAGATGTGGTTGAAAAAACTTAAAAAGAGTGGAGACTGGATGGACACAATCGAGTAGATTGCATCTGGATTCCACCAGGTGTTTCCAATATGTCTTCATTCACCTTCCAAGATCCACATTTTGATATAAACTAACTCTCAAACCATGAAAGCTCAGAATCCAATTAAGAAAAAAGTTAAATCGGCAGTGGATCTTTTTTCTTCTGCTACAAAGACGTTCGTTTTCTTTGTTTAGATTGTGATTTACAATAGTTAAATATGGGCATCTTTTTGTTGAACAATGGTGGGTATTTGTAGGTTTTCGAAATCTGCAGCAGAACAGTGGTGACCAAAAGAGTCCAAGACTAGCAAGATTAACAGCTAATCCAAATTCATCAAGGAAACCTAGAAATATTTACAACAGACCTTTCAGCAATTTGAAGTCCATAAACATGAATCATGGTACTACACATCTCAATCACATTGGTTTAGGAAAATAAATAACCATGTCTACATAGACTACCCAGGTTTCTTGCTTAGCGAAAAATAGACTAAAGCTGCTGTCTTGGAACCCAATCAAGGAAAAGAAATTACAGAACTAGATATACAGAACACAAGCACAAGTATCTGATTCTGTTCTTTTTATTAAATTAAATTCTTTGGCATCCAAGATTTCCAAAACAAATATAATGAACTTCACATTGCAGAACAACATACACTGTTTGTGTACACAAACCCAAGAAAGATTTATTCTTTGTTCTTTTTCAAAATACCCATATGATCATCATCGCCAGCCATAGACTACTTGAGTGTAGGTGCTCTTGATCCACTTGAAGCTCTTCTTGAAAGACCCTTTCATCTTCTCCTCAGCTGAATAGACTTTATATCCAGCAACCCTCTTCTTCCTCTGCAATTCTGGGTCAGCCAAGCTCCAGATCTTTGAAGTGGATGTCCCCAAACTGCTCTTCCCTTTCTTGATCTTGACATCTTTAACAATCTGATGATTTGGGTATGCACCAGAACTACCAGAGCCACCATAGTTGACACTGTAACTCTTGAGATCTCTCATGCTTGTTGGTGGTGGTGGAGCTGCCTTGCCTCCATAGTAGACATCCATCTGCATATTCCTTTCATCTCTGCTGCCTCCATAGTAGACCTCCATCTGCATGTTCCTCTCATCTCTACAGGACTTGGATCTGTAATTCTCCATGGGAGTTATTAGAGGCAGGTAGACAGAGCAGGAGGAGACAGAGTTGGTTCCAAGGTTTCAAAGAATGAGAATAAGACAATGAATGGTGATATGGGGGAGGAGCTGCATGACTTTTCAAAAGTTTTGGTTTTACTTTTTCTTTGTTAATGGGAATGTGACCATCTATTAGTACTATTTTAGTGATTTATTATGTCAAATTTGGAACGGTTCAATGTGTTTGATATTAGTTTCTTTTCTTTATATTATGTGCAATTTGACATGCAACCATAAACTACCTATCTATTTATGAGTTTATGACAATGTATGCATCCGGATTAATTTCAAGCATCCAAACTATCTAATAATGTTTGACAAAAAAAAAAAACAAATCTCATCAGGAAACGCTATACTGCTAAATTTGGTAAAAACCATCCCCTACTTCGTACAAATGAACATTTTTATTACATATATCTAGATGACTAAATCATAACTCTACTTCCAATTAGAGTTTGATTCACGAAGCTGTCAAAATGATCAAACACTATGCTGCAATGTATAGTTAGAGCATTTTACATAGGACCCAACTTACCTAATAAGGGCTGGTCAGCTTAAGCTGACAACATCTAATGAAAANNNNNNNNNNNNNNNNNNNNNNNNNNNNNNNNNNNNNNNNNNNNNNNNNNNNNNNNNNNNNNNNNNNNNNNNNNNNNNNNNNNNNNNNNNNNNNNNNNNNNNNNNNNNNNNNNNNNNNNNNNNNNNNNNNNNNNNNNNNNNNNNNNNNNNNNNNNNNNNNNNNNNNNNNNNNNNNNNNNNNNNNNNNNNNNNNNNNNNNNNNNNNNNNNNNNNNNNNNNNNNNNNNNNNNNNNNNNNNNNNNNNNNNNNNNNNNNNNNNNNNNNNNNNNNNNNNNNNNNNNNNNNNNNNNNNNNNNNNNNNNNNNNNNNNNNNNNNNNNNNNNNNNNNNNNNNNNNNNNNNNNNNNNNNNNNNNNNNNNNNNNNNNNNNNNNNNNNNNNNNNNNNNNNNNNNNNNNNNNNNNNNNNNNNNNNNNNNNNNNNNNNNNNNNNNNNNNNNNNNNNNNNNNNNNNNNNNNNNNNNNNNNNNNNNNNNNNNNNNNNNNNNNNNNNNNNNNNNNNNNNNNNNNNNNNNNNNNNNNNNNNNNNNNNNNNNNNNNNNNNNNNNNNNNNNNNNNNNNNNNNNNNNNNNNNNNNNNNNNNNNNNNNNNNNNNNNNNNNNNNNNNNNNNNNNNNNNNNNNNNNNNNNNNNNNNNNNNNNNNNNNNNNNNNNNNNNNNNNNNNNNNNNNNNNNNNNNNNNNNNNNNNNNNNNNNNNNNNNNNNNNNNNNNNNNNNNNNNNNNNNNNNNNNNNNNNNNNNNNNNNNNNNNNNNNNNNNNNNNNNNNNNNNNNNNNNNNNNNNNNNNNNNNNNNNNNNNNNNNNNNNNNNNNNNNNNNNNNNNNNNNNNNNNNNNNNNNNNNNNNNNNNNNNNNNNNNNNNNNNNNNNNNNNNNNNNNNNNNNNNNNNNNNNNNNNNNNNNNNNNNNNNNNNNNNNNNNNNNNNNNNNNNNNNNNNNNNNNNNNNNNNNNNNNNNNNNNNNNNNNNNNNNNNNNNNNNNNNNNNNNNNNNNNNNNNNNNNNNNNNNNNNNNNNNNNNNNNNNNNNNNNNNNNNNNNNNNNNNNNNNNNNNNNNNNNNNNNNNNNNNNNNNNNNNNNNNNNNNNNNNNNNNNNNNNNNNNNNNNNNNNNNNNNNNNNNNNNNNNNNNNNNNNNNNNNNNNNNNNNNNNNNNNNNNNNNNNNNNNNNNNNNNNNNNNNNNNNNNNNNNNNNNNNNNNNNNNNNNNNNNNNNNNNNNNNNNNNNNNNNNNNNNNNNNNNNNNNNNNNNNNNNNNNNNNNNNNNNNNNNNNNNNNNNNNNNNNNNNNNNNNNNNNNNNNNNNNNNNNNNNNNNNNNNNNNNNNNNNNNNNNNNNNNNNNNNNNNNNNNNNNNNNNNNNNNNNNNNNNNNNNNNNNNNNNNNNNNNNNNNNNNNNNNNNNNNNNNNNNNNNNNNNNNNNNNNNNNNNNNNNNNNNNNNNNNNNNNNNNNNNNNNNNNNNNNNNNNNNNNNNNNNNNNNNNNNNNNNNNNNNNNNNNNNNNNNNNNNNNNNNNNNNNNNNNNNNNNNNNNNNNNNNNNNNNNNNNNNNNNNNNNNNNNNNNNNNNNNNNNNNNNNNNNNNNNNNNNNNNNNNNNNNNNNNNNNNNNNNNNNNNNNNNNNNNNNNNNNNNNNNNNNNNNNNNNNNNNNNNNNNNNNNNNNNNNNNNNNNNNNNNNNNNNNNNNNNNNNNNNNNNNNNNNNNNNNNNNNNNNNNNNNNNNNNNNNNNNNNNNNNNNNNNNNNNNNNNNNNNNNNNNNNNNNNNNNNNNNNNNNNNNNNNNNNNNNNNNNNNNNNNNNNNNNNNNNNNNNNNNNNNNNNNNNNNNNNNNNNNNNNNNNNNNNNNNNNNNNNNNNNNNNNNNNNNNNNNNNNNNNNNNNNNNNNNNNNNNNNNNNNNNNNNNNNNNNNNNNNNNNNNNNNNNNNNNNNNNNNNNNNNNNNNNNNNNNNNNNNNNNNNNNNNNNNNNNNNNNNNNNNNNNNNNNNNNNNNNNNNNNNNNNNNNNNNNNNNNNNNNNNNNNNNNNNNNNNNNNNNNNNNNNNNNNNNNNNNNNNNTTTAAGGGATAGGCTCTGTACCGTCAGATCTAGTTTAATGAAAATGAATGGATGAGATTAAAAC of the Fragaria vesca subsp. vesca linkage group LG6, FraVesHawaii_1.0, whole genome shotgun sequence genome contains:
- the LOC101302578 gene encoding uncharacterized protein LOC101302578, which encodes MENYRSKSCRDERNMQMEVYYGGSRDERNMQMDVYYGGKAAPPPPTSMRDLKSYSVNYGGSGSSGAYPNHQIVKDVKIKKGKSSLGTSTSKIWSLADPELQRKKRVAGYKVYSAEEKMKGSFKKSFKWIKSTYTQVVYGWR